Part of the Arcobacter sp. LA11 genome, GCGCTGCTTCTTTTGGATTTGATTTATACCAATTTAACGATTTTTCATACTCAGTCATAAATCTATTTATTAACTCTTCATTACCTTCTGTTTTACCTAAAAATGCCATGCCTGCTTGAGGAACTTTTGCTTCAGTTTTAAAAAGTTTTCCCCACTCTTCTTGTAAGTCAACACTTCTATATAAATCTGGAGCAATAAGTTTGATAGGGAAAGAGCCTGTTTTTCTCAAAGCAATTGAGATCGCAGGTTCCGCTAACAATGCATGGTCAACTTGTCTTAAAACTAACATCTGCATCGCATCAATTGGACTTGATACATATTTTAGTTTAAAGTCTTTTTTAGGGTCTAAACCTCTTTTTTTAATAAGTTCTTGAAATACAATATCTGGCATATCTGCTCTAAAAGGAACTACTATTTCTTTATCTTTAAAATCACTTAAAGTTTTAAGGTCTTGATTTCTTGAAACCATACCTAATATACCCCAAACAGAGACATTTAAAAGTTTAATATCTATATTCTTATTATATAAATTTGCTGCCACATTTGTAGGAACTGCAATAAACTTTACATCACTATTTAAAACTAAAGCTCT contains:
- a CDS encoding ABC transporter substrate-binding protein, with amino-acid sequence MIKRFKILFLATAFYLLSNQLFAEKLVVAGPFASVSHPIMHMIKTNALKDLGKEIEFRLWKNPDELRALVLNSDVKFIAVPTNVAANLYNKNIDIKLLNVSVWGILGMVSRNQDLKTLSDFKDKEIVVPFRADMPDIVFQELIKKRGLDPKKDFKLKYVSSPIDAMQMLVLRQVDHALLAEPAISIALRKTGSFPIKLIAPDLYRSVDLQEEWGKLFKTEAKVPQAGMAFLGKTEGNEELINRFMTEYEKSLNWYKSNPKEAAQLVVKTLPMLEAEGLADSIEHVNLNSVNAIDSKKDLEFFYDILKNSNPKLIGGKLPSQGLYYE